A window of Microcystis aeruginosa FD4 contains these coding sequences:
- a CDS encoding nitrogen fixation protein — MKSLPHQTPTLCPSARENSPDSVIFGIAAGTVEEPRVAYLPEIQPVTPEILALAQPVTPTEVFRFAASCAEKECVHFDGQDCRLARRVAQGLAEVTDILPPCRIRQNCRWWLQEGKAACLRCPQVVTDNYNPSEIFVKVAEPES, encoded by the coding sequence ATGAAATCTCTTCCGCACCAGACACCTACCCTTTGCCCTAGCGCGCGAGAAAATTCGCCGGATAGCGTAATTTTCGGGATCGCCGCGGGAACCGTCGAGGAACCCCGCGTCGCCTATCTCCCAGAAATCCAACCCGTCACCCCAGAAATTCTCGCACTTGCTCAACCCGTCACCCCCACCGAAGTCTTCCGCTTCGCCGCGTCCTGCGCGGAAAAAGAATGCGTTCATTTCGATGGGCAAGATTGTCGCCTCGCGCGCCGGGTGGCACAGGGACTCGCAGAAGTAACCGATATCCTTCCCCCCTGTCGAATCCGGCAAAACTGTCGCTGGTGGTTACAGGAAGGAAAAGCCGCTTGTCTGCGCTGTCCGCAGGTTGTCACTGACAACTATAATCCTTCCGAAATTTTCGTTAAGGTTGCCGAACCCGAATCTTAA
- a CDS encoding Nif11-like leader peptide family natural product precursor: MALEQVHAFYQKVASDESFRSRIQSVNSKEECSGIVKAAGFDFTPQEFEEYTARLLESDRPDEEIKDLSEEDLAAVAGGFIGGILVHAMYGLPPNRLPPNSKWPIPIVRPMYGLPADRFVDF; this comes from the coding sequence ATGGCTCTCGAACAAGTTCACGCTTTTTATCAAAAAGTTGCTTCCGATGAATCCTTCCGTTCCCGAATCCAATCGGTGAATAGCAAAGAAGAATGCAGCGGGATCGTCAAAGCTGCGGGGTTCGATTTCACACCACAGGAATTCGAGGAATACACCGCACGACTTCTAGAGTCCGATCGCCCCGACGAAGAAATTAAAGATTTAAGCGAGGAAGATTTAGCGGCGGTCGCCGGTGGATTTATCGGCGGTATTCTAGTTCACGCGATGTACGGTCTGCCACCCAACCGTCTGCCACCCAACAGTAAATGGCCTATTCCAATCGTTCGACCGATGTACGGATTACCGGCAGATCGTTTCGTGGATTTCTAA
- a CDS encoding nif11-class peptide radical SAM maturase 3 encodes MTEYRRISYAVWEITLKCNLACQHCGSRAGHTRSHELSTEEALDLVRQLAEVGIKEVTLIGGEAFLRPDWLDIARAITNAGMICGVTTGGYGITLDTAQKMKDAGIKVVSVSVDGLEATHDRLRGKPGSWQWAFRTMGHLKQAGIPFGCNTQINRLSAPEFPRIYEKIRDAGVFAWQIQLTVPMGNAADNSEILLQPYELLELYPMLARVTEQARREGVDVQPGNNIGYYGPYERLLRGGDAWTFWQGCSAGLAALGIEADGAIKGCPSLPTAAYTGGNIRDRSLRQIIEEAEELRFNLGAGTPKGTDHLWGFCKTCEFAELCRGGCSWTAHVFFDRRGNNPYCHHRALKQAEKGIRERFYLDRPAAGIPFDNGQFALVEEPFHSPLPDDPLAFRADAIQWPEHWQEKPLVTTSN; translated from the coding sequence ATGACCGAATACCGTCGCATCAGCTACGCCGTCTGGGAAATCACCCTAAAATGTAACCTCGCCTGTCAGCATTGCGGTTCCCGCGCCGGCCACACCCGTAGCCACGAACTCAGCACTGAAGAAGCCCTCGATCTCGTCCGTCAACTGGCCGAAGTGGGCATCAAAGAAGTCACCCTGATCGGGGGCGAAGCCTTCCTCCGTCCCGACTGGCTCGATATCGCCCGGGCGATCACCAACGCGGGCATGATCTGCGGTGTCACTACCGGCGGCTACGGCATCACCCTCGATACAGCCCAAAAGATGAAAGACGCGGGGATCAAAGTCGTCTCCGTCTCCGTGGACGGATTAGAGGCTACCCACGATCGCCTGCGGGGGAAACCTGGTTCTTGGCAATGGGCGTTCCGCACCATGGGCCACCTAAAACAAGCCGGTATCCCCTTCGGTTGCAATACCCAGATAAATCGTCTTTCTGCCCCTGAATTTCCCCGAATCTACGAAAAAATCCGCGATGCGGGCGTATTCGCGTGGCAGATACAGTTAACCGTGCCGATGGGGAACGCGGCCGATAATTCGGAAATTCTCCTGCAACCCTACGAACTCCTAGAACTATACCCGATGCTCGCCCGTGTCACCGAGCAAGCGCGACGCGAGGGGGTAGACGTACAGCCTGGTAACAATATCGGCTATTACGGCCCCTACGAACGTTTATTGCGGGGAGGGGACGCGTGGACATTCTGGCAGGGGTGTAGTGCCGGACTGGCGGCACTGGGGATCGAGGCCGACGGAGCGATTAAAGGCTGTCCCTCGCTTCCCACCGCGGCCTATACTGGGGGCAATATCCGTGATCGCTCCCTGCGCCAGATTATTGAAGAGGCCGAAGAACTCCGCTTCAACCTCGGCGCGGGAACCCCGAAGGGAACCGATCATCTCTGGGGATTCTGTAAAACCTGCGAGTTCGCCGAACTCTGCCGCGGTGGTTGTAGTTGGACGGCTCATGTTTTCTTTGATCGCCGGGGCAATAACCCCTACTGTCACCACCGAGCGTTAAAACAAGCGGAGAAGGGAATCCGAGAGAGATTTTACCTCGATCGCCCTGCAGCAGGAATTCCCTTCGATAACGGTCAATTCGCGCTGGTAGAAGAACCCTTCCATTCTCCCCTACCCGACGATCCCCTTGCCTTCCGTGCCGATGCGATCCAATGGCCAGAACACTGGCAAGAAAAACCCCTCGTAACCACCTCGAATTGA